The region GGTTGAGGTTCGCGATCCGGGAAGGCGGACGAACGGTAGGCGCGGGAACGGTGTCAGAGGTTATCGAATAGCAGTCATTAGTCATTGGTCAATAGTCACTCGAGGTCATGTTTGACGACGAGTCGCGGCCAAGGACGAATGACAGATGAATAAGGACGAGAAGAAATGCTGAACGAAAAGATAAGAATCCGGTTGAAGGCGTATGACTACCGCGTGCTTGACCAGTCGACGGCTGAGATAGTTGACACGGCCAAGCGAACGGGCGCGCGGGTGGCGGGACCGATTCCGCTGCCGACGGTGAAGAACAAGTACACCGTGCTGCGCAGCCCGCACGTGGACAAGAAATCGCGCGAGCAGTTCGAGAT is a window of Acidobacteriota bacterium DNA encoding:
- the rpsJ gene encoding 30S ribosomal protein S10; the protein is MLNEKIRIRLKAYDYRVLDQSTAEIVDTAKRTGARVAGPIPLPTVKNKYTVLRSPHVDKKSREQFEIRTHKRLMDILDPTPQTVDALMKLDLPAGVDVEIKAFGKDHK